In Carassius gibelio isolate Cgi1373 ecotype wild population from Czech Republic chromosome B17, carGib1.2-hapl.c, whole genome shotgun sequence, a single window of DNA contains:
- the LOC127976314 gene encoding neuronal acetylcholine receptor subunit alpha-2-like produces the protein MDMEQNHFKLFLKNLPLFFLILEHVKPALSDGWIHAHAEDKLFKKLFIGYNKWSRPVRNISDVVIIKFGLSIAQLIDVDEKNQMMTTNVWLKQEWNDYKLRWNPSEFDNVTSIRVPSEMIWVPDIVLYNNADGEFAVTHMTKAHLFHTGKVSWVPPAIYKSSCSIDVTFFPFDQQNCKMKFGSWTYDKAKIDLEPIESTVDLKDYWESGEWAIVNAVGTYNTKKYDCCHEIYPDITYFFIIRRLPLFYTINLIIPCLLISCLTVLVFYLPSDCGEKITLCISVLLSLTVFLLLITEIIPSTSLVIPLIGEYLLFTMIFVTLSIVITVFVLNVHHRSPSTHKMPRWVHTVFLDLIPRLLFMRRPELDQKRHNMPIPSTSESWLQQETDVDGLNCQDKEFGLRMGISTSISSPSATSLHLSDSEPLLQQLGHVLNLCQRPANLTNLVSEPSLTFSPCVLQALDGVRYIADHLRAEDEDFSVKEDWKYVAMVIDRIFLWMFIIVCLLGTVGLFLPPWISGMI, from the exons ATGGACATGGAGcaaaatcatttcaaattatttttgaagAATCTGCCGCTGTTCTTCCTCATCCTGGAACACGTGAAACCTG CATTATCAGACGGTTGGATCCATGCACACGCAGAAGACAAACTCTTTAAAAAACTCTTCATCGGTTACAATAAGTGGTCCAGACCTGTGCGGAACATCAGTGATGTTGTTATCATCAAATTTGGCCTCTCGATCGCTCAGCTTATTGATGTG GACGAGAAGAATCAAATGATGACAACAAACGTTTGGCTGAAACAG GAATGGAACGATTATAAACTGCGCTGGAATCCATCTGAGTTTGATAATGTGACGTCTATTAGAGTCCCgtcagagatgatttgggtgcCTGACATTGTTTTATACAATAA TGCAGATGGGGAGTTTGCGGTGACCCACATGACCAAAGCCCACCTGTTCCACACTGGAAAGGTGAGTTGGGTTCCTCCAGCCATCTACAAGAGCTCCTGCAGCATTGACGTCACCTTCTTCCCATTCGACCAGCAAAACTGCAAGATGAAGTTCGGCTCCTGGACCTACGACAAGGCCAAGATTGACCTGGAGCCGATCGAGAGCACCGTGGACCTGAAGGACTACTGGGAGAGCGGCGAGTGGGCCATCGTCAATGCCGTGGGAACCTACAACACAAAGAAATACGACTGCTGTCATGAGATCTACCCGGACATCACCTACTTCTTCATCATCCGCCGTCTGCCTCTGTTCTACACCATCAACCTCATCATTCCCTGCTTGCTCATTTCGTGTTTGACCGTGTTGGTGTTCTACCTGCCGTCAGACTGTGGAGAGAAGATCACCTTGTGCATTTCCGTCCTCCTTTCCCTCACAGTTTTCCTGTTGCTCATCACCGAAATCATTCCTTCGACGTCTCTGGTCATTCCACTGATTGGAGAGTACCTGCTCTTCACTATGATCTTCGTCACCCTCTCTATAGTCATTACTGTTTTTGTGCTTAACGTGCACCATCGTTCACCAAGCACACATAAAATGCCCCGTTGGGTCCATACAGTGTTCCTGGACCTCATTCCCCGCTTGCTCTTCATGAGACGCCCAGAACTCGACCAGAAACGCCACAATATGCCCATCCCCAGCACGTCCGAAAGCTGGCTCCAGCAGGAGACCGATGTGGATGGGCTGAACTGTCAGGACAAGGAGTTCGGGTTAAGGATGGGAATATCCACGTCCATCTCGTCTCCGTCCGCCACGTCTCTGCATCTGTCCGACTCGGAGCCTTTGCTCCAGCAGTTAGGACACGTGTTGAACTTGTGTCAGCGTCCAGCAAATCTTACAAATCTTGTGTCAGAGCCCAGTCTGACCTTCTCACCGTGTGTCCTACAGGCTCTGGACGGGGTGCGCTACATCGCTGATCATCTGCGTGCTGAGGACGAAGACTTCTCA GTCAAGGAGGACTGGAAATATGTGGCAATGGTGATTGACCGTATCTTCCTGTGGATGTTCATCATCGTGTGCCTGCTGGGGACGGTCGGCCTCTTCTTACCTCCCTGGATATCAGGAATGATCTGA